CGCCGTCGGCTCGCTCTTCCTCCCAACCGACGACACCGCTCGTAGGAGCCTCGTCTCGCTGCTCGAGGACACCGTCGCAACCTACGACCTCGACGTGCTCGCCTGGCGCGACGTCCCGACGGACAACGACGGACTTGGTGCAACCGCACTCGAGTCCGAACCGGATGTCCGGCAGGTCGTCCTCACGGCGACCGACGACGTGAGCGGCGACGAGTTCGACCGGCGACTGTACGTCGCACGGCGGGCACTCGAGAACGCGGTTTCGGCGGCCGATATCGACGGGAGCGAGCGCTTCTACGTCTGCTCGCTCGACTCGCAGACGGTCGTTTACAAGGGATTGCTCAAGGGCGAGCAGGTTCCCTCCTACTACCCAGATCTCACCGACGAGCGCCTGAAATCGACGTTCGCGATGGTCCACGAGCGGTTCTCGACGAACACGCTGGGGGCCTGGCAGTTGGCCCATCCACACCGGAACGTCATCCACAACGGCGAGTTCAACACGATTCAGGGCAACATCAACTGGATGCGCGCACGGGAGACGGATCTCGAGAGCGACGTTCTGTCCGACCTCGACGCCATCAAACCGATCATCGACGATCCGGAGCAGTCAGACACCGCGAGCGTCGACAACGCGCTCGAACTGCTCCTGCAGGACGGCCGCGACCTGGCCCACGCCCTGCGAATGCTCGTTCCCGAGGCCTGGCGCGGCGACGAATCGATGCCACAAGAGCGCAGAGACTGGTACGACTTCCACGCCTCGCTGGTCGAGCCGTGGGACGGCCCTGCGCTCGTCGCGGCGACCGACGGTGACCGCGTCGGAGCCGTGCTCGACCGCAACGGCCTTCGTCCCTGCCGGTACGACGTGACGACGGACAACCGCCTCGTCATGGCTAGCGAGGCCGGCGCACTCGACACCGACCCCGCCGAAATTGCCGAACGCGGCCGTCTCCAGCCGGGACAGCTCTTCCTCGCCGATCCCGAGGAGGGCCGGGTCATCCCCGACGACGAAATCTTCGCGGATCTCACCGACGACCGTTACAGCGAGTGGGTCGCCCAGGAACAGATCCAGCTCGCAGACATTCGAACGGGTGAGGATAGTTCCCCCCGTAACGCCGTCTCGAACCTTCGCAACCAGCAGGCCGCGTTCGGCTACACGCACGACGAACTCGAGAACCTCCTCGAGCCGATGACGACCAAGGGGAAGGATCCGGTCGGCTCGATGGGTGACGATACGCCGCTGTCGGTGCTCACCGAGTACAACCGACCGCTGTTCTCCTATTTTAAGCAGCTGTTCGCGCAGGTGACCAACCCGCCGCTCGACTACATCCGCGAGGAACTCGTCACGAGCCTCGAGAGTCGGCTTGGCTACCAGCGCAACCTGCTCGACGAGTCGCCGGCCCACGCCCGACAACTCGTCGTCGACTCACCCGTACTGACCGACGCCGATCTCGCGTCGATCTGCGACTGTTCGACGAACGAAATCACGGCGGCGACGGTCGATATTACCTACGAGCCAGCAGACTCAGATCCCGATTCAGCCGGAACGGAACTCCGAGACGCCATCGAACGCGTCCGCGAAGACGCTGTCGCTGCAATCGAAGAGGGCCACGATGTGCTCGTCCTCTCGGACCGCGCCGTCGGCGACGAGCGGGTTGCGATGCCGAGCCTGCTCGCGACGGGCGGCGTCCACCACCACCTCGTGCGCAACGGCCTGCGCAATCACGTTGGCCTCGTCGTCGAGTCCGGCGAACCGCGCACCGTCCACCAGCTCGCCACGCTCGTCGGCTACGGCGCTGGTGCGGTCAACCCGTACCTGGCTTACCAGACCATCGCCGACCTCACCGCCGGCCCAGACGGCGCGGACACCGGGGCCGCCATCGACGCCTACATCGGTGCACTCGAGGACGGCCTCCTGAAGACGATGGCCAAAATGGGTATCTCGACCGTCGAGAGCTACCAGGGAGCCCAGATTTTCGAAGCAGTAGGCCTCAACTCGGACCTCGTCGCAGAGTACTTCGAGGGGACCGAGAACCGAACCGAGGGCATCGGCCTCGCCGAAATCGAGGTGGACCTCCGCGAACGTCACGCGACGGCGTTCGCAGCCGACGCAGCCGATGCAGCCGACGCCGACAGCCCCGACCTCGACCGCTACGGCGAGTTCGAACACCGCTCCGACGGCCTCACCCACCAGTGGAACCCAGAAACCGTGGGGACGCTCCAGCAGGCCGTCCGCTCGAACGACTACGAACGCTACCAGGAGTTCGCCGACCTGATCAACGATCAGAACCAGAATCTGCAGACACTCCGGGGGTTACTCGAGTTCGAGTCCGATCACGAATCGGTCCCCATCGAGGATGTCGAGCCAGTCACGGCAATCGTCGAGCGGTTCTCGACGGCCGCGATGAGTCTTGGTTCGCTTTCGCCGGAGGCCCACGAGAACAACTCAATCGCGATGAACCGCATTGGTGGGAAGAGCAACTCGGGCGAAGGTGGCGAGCCACCCGAGCGCTTCGGCACGGAAAGGGAGTGCAACGTCAAGCAGGTGGCCTCCGGCCGGTTCGGGGTCACCTCGACGTACCTCTCTTCGGCCAACGAACTCCAGATCAAGATGGCCCAGGGCTCGAAACCCGGCGAGGGCGGCCAGCTTCCCGGCGAGAAGGTCAACGAGATGATCGCACACGTTCGCAAGTCGACTCCCGGTGTGGGGCTCATCTCGCCGCCGCCGCTGCACGACATCTACTCCATCGAGGACCTCAAGCAGCTGATCTTCGACCTGAAGGCGGCGAACGAAGACGCAGATATCAACGTCAAGCTCGTCTCCGAAGCCGGCATCGGTACGGTCGCAGCGGGCGTCGCGAAGGCCAACGCCGACGTGGTCCATATCTCGGGTCACTCCGGCGGCACGGGTGCCTCGCCGCGCACGTCGATCAAGAACGCGGGGCTTCCGTGGGAACTCGGGCTGGCAGAGGCGAACCAGATGCTCTGTGAAACCGGCCTGCGCGACCGCATCCGTGTCTCCGCCGACGGCGGCATGAAGACCGGCCGCGACGTGGCCGTCGCCGCCCTGCTGGGCGCGGAGGAGTACGTCTTCGGCACGGCCTCACTCGTCACCTCGGGGTGTGTGATGGCCCGGCAGTGTCACAAGAACACCTGTCCGGTCGGCGTCGCCACCCAGCGCGAGGATCTGCGCAAGCGCTTCCCTGGCGAACCCGAGCACGTCATCAACTACATGACGTTCATCGCTCAGGAACTGCGCGAGATCATGGCCGAGCTCGGCTTCCGCACGGTCGACGAGATGATCGGTCAGGTCGACGTTCTCGCCCAGCGCAACGATATCGAGCATCCGAAGGCCCGCACCGTCGACCTCTCGGCCGTGCTTGCCGAGCCTGCCGGTGACGTGCGCCGAAAAATCCGTGAGCAGGATCATGGTCTGTGCGACCAGCTCGACCACGAGTTCATCGAGAGCGCGGCGGACGCGATCGACGGCGGCGAACCGGTCGTCCTCTCCACGGACGTGGCAAACGTCGACCGCGCGGTCGGCGCGATGCTCTCGAACCGGATCACGAGCCGCTACGGCGAGGCCGGCCTCCCGGCGGACACGATCACGGCCGATCTCGAAGGCACCGCCGGCCAGAGCTTCGGCGC
The DNA window shown above is from Natrialba magadii ATCC 43099 and carries:
- the gltB gene encoding glutamate synthase large subunit; translated protein: MSQPHRAPSTGRHQGLANPADERSNCGVGVVMDLDGGTSHDVVADSLDLLASLEHRGTTGAESNTGDGAGIMLQTPHDFFEQKLEVDLPEPESYAVGSLFLPTDDTARRSLVSLLEDTVATYDLDVLAWRDVPTDNDGLGATALESEPDVRQVVLTATDDVSGDEFDRRLYVARRALENAVSAADIDGSERFYVCSLDSQTVVYKGLLKGEQVPSYYPDLTDERLKSTFAMVHERFSTNTLGAWQLAHPHRNVIHNGEFNTIQGNINWMRARETDLESDVLSDLDAIKPIIDDPEQSDTASVDNALELLLQDGRDLAHALRMLVPEAWRGDESMPQERRDWYDFHASLVEPWDGPALVAATDGDRVGAVLDRNGLRPCRYDVTTDNRLVMASEAGALDTDPAEIAERGRLQPGQLFLADPEEGRVIPDDEIFADLTDDRYSEWVAQEQIQLADIRTGEDSSPRNAVSNLRNQQAAFGYTHDELENLLEPMTTKGKDPVGSMGDDTPLSVLTEYNRPLFSYFKQLFAQVTNPPLDYIREELVTSLESRLGYQRNLLDESPAHARQLVVDSPVLTDADLASICDCSTNEITAATVDITYEPADSDPDSAGTELRDAIERVREDAVAAIEEGHDVLVLSDRAVGDERVAMPSLLATGGVHHHLVRNGLRNHVGLVVESGEPRTVHQLATLVGYGAGAVNPYLAYQTIADLTAGPDGADTGAAIDAYIGALEDGLLKTMAKMGISTVESYQGAQIFEAVGLNSDLVAEYFEGTENRTEGIGLAEIEVDLRERHATAFAADAADAADADSPDLDRYGEFEHRSDGLTHQWNPETVGTLQQAVRSNDYERYQEFADLINDQNQNLQTLRGLLEFESDHESVPIEDVEPVTAIVERFSTAAMSLGSLSPEAHENNSIAMNRIGGKSNSGEGGEPPERFGTERECNVKQVASGRFGVTSTYLSSANELQIKMAQGSKPGEGGQLPGEKVNEMIAHVRKSTPGVGLISPPPLHDIYSIEDLKQLIFDLKAANEDADINVKLVSEAGIGTVAAGVAKANADVVHISGHSGGTGASPRTSIKNAGLPWELGLAEANQMLCETGLRDRIRVSADGGMKTGRDVAVAALLGAEEYVFGTASLVTSGCVMARQCHKNTCPVGVATQREDLRKRFPGEPEHVINYMTFIAQELREIMAELGFRTVDEMIGQVDVLAQRNDIEHPKARTVDLSAVLAEPAGDVRRKIREQDHGLCDQLDHEFIESAADAIDGGEPVVLSTDVANVDRAVGAMLSNRITSRYGEAGLPADTITADLEGTAGQSFGAFLASGVSMHLTGAANDYVGKGLSGGKLTVRTPESAAYDASQNVAIGNVALYGATDGQLYVNGVAGERFAVRNSGAKAVVEGVGDHGCEYMTGGVVAVLGETGTNFAAGMSGGVAYVYDPDSEFDRKANTGLVSLHDDLEDEDEEMLRRLVENHVAYTGSERGTELLDDWERALDAFVKVMPDAYHEAITEQGSDDVRGELPGVPETEGDADAGDTDADSAGFAASDD